Proteins from one Desulfonema limicola genomic window:
- a CDS encoding DUF1847 domain-containing protein, giving the protein MKINIPSCARCSYKPSDRVCSSENGKAPDSCPTLNKKELIEKSLKEYEIPEILEFTKNAAIQEAEGYGDRELGYAHVRPCKTRIEEIMEFSKKMKYKRLGLAFCIGLRAEAKTAEKIFSSRGFEVVSAVCKSGRITKDRIGLTREQQIAMDKDETMCNPILQAMILNDEKTDFNILLGLCVGHDSLFLKYAQAPCTVLAVKDRVLGHNPLAAVYNAQSYYRSIV; this is encoded by the coding sequence ATGAAAATAAATATACCATCTTGTGCCAGGTGTTCTTATAAACCTTCAGACCGTGTATGCAGTTCTGAAAATGGAAAGGCTCCTGATTCATGTCCTACATTAAATAAAAAAGAATTAATAGAAAAAAGTCTTAAAGAATATGAAATACCTGAAATACTTGAATTTACAAAAAATGCTGCAATCCAGGAGGCTGAGGGATATGGGGACAGGGAACTTGGTTATGCCCATGTAAGACCATGCAAGACCAGGATTGAAGAAATTATGGAATTTTCCAAAAAAATGAAATATAAACGCCTGGGTCTGGCTTTTTGTATTGGGCTTAGAGCAGAAGCAAAAACTGCTGAAAAGATTTTTTCATCAAGGGGGTTTGAAGTTGTTTCAGCAGTGTGTAAGTCTGGACGAATTACAAAAGACCGGATTGGATTAACAAGGGAGCAGCAGATTGCAATGGATAAGGATGAAACCATGTGTAACCCCATATTGCAGGCCATGATATTAAATGATGAAAAAACTGATTTTAATATACTCCTGGGTTTATGTGTAGGGCATGATTCCCTGTTTTTGAAATATGCCCAGGCTCCATGTACGGTTCTTGCGGTTAAAGACCGGGTGCTGGGTCATAATCCTCTGGCAGCCGTGTATAATGCCCAAAGTTATTACCGCAGCATAGTCTAA